One window of the Hoplias malabaricus isolate fHopMal1 chromosome Y, fHopMal1.hap1, whole genome shotgun sequence genome contains the following:
- the LOC136679356 gene encoding P2Y purinoceptor 13-like, translated as METQNATNPVCEIDNDARGTAVSTLYFLLFVPALLLNLIVAWISTHLKSKSTFMVYLKHLVAADLLMTLTFPLRAASEMPNVSEALLAFACRYSSVIFYLAMNVSIVLMGLISLDRFFKIVRPGGRLLCQNLLFSKILSVIVWVLIISSNTIPVIVTTDQDPTNKTDSEFCMRMKSDTGKSWHKGVVLFAIFNFWIMCGLIMFSYTCITKKIVESYRRSNSHNNKGKRKAKVRVFLILAVFLICYAPYYIIRTPYTNLQISTKDNTKAETTSMVSCTQPMKVIKDLTLWLSALNVCMDPLIYFFLCNAFRRKFMELVSLNRFFPFLAKSTEPSQSSDTSM; from the coding sequence ATGGAGACGCAAAATGCAACAAATCCTGTCTGCGAGATCGACAACGATGCGAGGGGCACAGCGGTGTCCACTCTCTATTTCCTGCTCTTTGTGCCTGCCCTTCTGCTCAACCTTATTGTGGCTTGGATCTCCACTCACTTGAAGTCCAAGTCCACCTTCATGGTGTACCTGAAACACCTGGTGGCGGCCGACCTCCTGATGACCCTTACCTTCCCACTAAGGGCTGCAAGCGAAATGCCAAATGTTTCGGAAGCACTGCTGGCCTTTGCCTGCCGCTATTCGTCTGTCATCTTCTACCTGGCCATGAACGTGAGCATCGTTCTGATGGGTCTCATCAGCCTGGATCGCTTTTTCAAGATTGTACGACCCGGTGGGAGACTCTTATGCCAGAACCTGCTTTTCAGCAAGATCCTCTCAGTCATTGTCTGGGTGTTGATAATCTCATCGAACACCATACCGGTGATTGTCACAACAGACCAAGACCCTACAAACAAGACTGATAGCGAGTTCTGCATGCGTATGAAAAGCGATACTGGAAAATCCTGGCACAAAGGGGTCGTCCTGTTCGCCATTTTCAATTTCTGGATAATGTGTGGTCTGATCATGTTCAGCTACACATGCATCACCAAGAAAATCGTGGAGTCCTACCGGAGATCTAACAGCCACAACAATAAGGGGAAGCGCAAAGCCAAGGTTCGGGTTTTCCTGATTCTGGCGGTTTTCCTGATCTGCTACGCACCTTACTACATCATACGCACACCCTACACCAACCTTCAGATCAGCACCAAAGACAACACCAAGGCTGAAACCACAAGCATGGTCTCTTGCACCCAGCCTATGAAAGTCATCAAGGACCTGACCTTGTGGCTCTCAGCATTGAACGTATGCATGGACCCTTTGATCTATTTCTTCCTGTGCAATGCCTTCAGGAGAAAGTTTATGGAGTTGGTTTCACTCAACAGGTTTTTTCCATTCCTTGCAAAAAGTACAGAACCGTCTCAATCTTCAGACACATCGATGTAA
- the LOC136679357 gene encoding P2Y purinoceptor 12-like — MERSLIPVPFNNQTDGNVSCSRDNIMKTTIFPILYSLLFLLGLSLNGLAAWVFFSIPSRSHFIIYLKNIVVADILMTFTFPFKILSDSNVASLSVRIFVCRVSSVLFYLTMYISIIFFGLISIDRCRKTLWPFVGTSPRRLTYRKVLSGAIWATLLALSFPNMILTSKAPASNYVKCSDLKTPFGLKWHEVVNYICQVIFWGNLVVVIVCYTLITKELYKSFKRSRGSDQGYTAGTSASQRKKKVRVNVFLVLAVFFICFVPFHFTRVPYTMTQTKGYMFDCRQKLIFFQVKESTLWLCSLNSLLDPLIYFFLCKSFRDSLFNILQLSPGRCRALQDSSDTTAGNNPVESHM; from the coding sequence ATGGAGCGGTCATTGATCCCTGTCCCCTTCAATAACCAGACCGATGGGAATGTCTCGTGTTCCCGTGACAACATCATGAAAACCACTATCTTCCCTATCCTCTACTCCCTCCTCTTCCTGCTGGGATTATCCCTCAACGGCCTGGCAGCGTGGGTGTTCTTCAGCATCCCCAGCCGCTCCCACTTCATCATCTACCTGAAGAACATCGTGGTGGCCGACATCCTCATGACCTTCACCTTCCCCTTCAAGATCTTGTCCGATTCCAACGTGGCCTCACTGAGTGTTCGCATCTTCGTATGCCGGGTGTCTTCCGTACTTTTTTACCTCACCATGTACATCAGCATCATCTTCTTTGGACTGATCAGTATTGACCGCTGCAGGAAGACCCTCTGGCCCTTTGTGGGAACCAGCCCCAGAAGGCTGACCTACAGGAAAGTCTTGTCAGGGGCCATTTGGGCAACTTTGTTGGCACTTTCCTTTCCCAATATGATCCTGACCAGCAAAGCACCAGCTTCAAACTATGTCAAATGCAGTGACTTGAAAACCCCATTTGGCCTGAAGTGGCACGAAGTGGTCAACTACATCTGCCAAGTCATCTTCTGGGGTAACCTGGTAGTTGTCATAGTCTGCTACACTCTCATAACCAAAGAACTTTACAAGTCCTTCAAGAGATCCAGAGGAAGTGATCAAGGCTACACTGCTGGAACTAGTGCCTCCCAGAGGAAGAAGAAGGTACGGGTTAATGTGTTCCTTGTTCTTGCCGTCTTTTTCATATGCTTTGTGCCCTTCCACTTCACCCGAGTGCCCTACACCATGACCCAGACCAAAGGGTACATGTTCGACTGCCGGCAGAAGCTGATCTTCTTCCAGGTGAAAGAGAGCACCCTGTGGCTGTGCTCCCTCAACTCGCTGCTGGACCCACTCATCTACTTCTTTCTCTGCAAGTCCTTTAGGGACTCCTTATTCAACATCCTGCAGCTGTCACCAGGGAGATGCAGGGCCCTTCAGGACAGTTCAGACACTACTGCAGGGAACAACCCTGTTGAAAGCCACATGTAA